Proteins encoded by one window of Serratia nevei:
- a CDS encoding GIY-YIG nuclease family protein, producing MTDTSPTLWHLYMLRLPSGMLYTGITTDVARRMAQHQAGKGAKALRGKGELTLAFHCQVGDRSTALKLEYRVKQLSKIQKERLVNHPPLSLEYLLPVVKSD from the coding sequence ATGACCGACACTTCCCCCACTCTCTGGCACCTCTACATGCTGCGTCTACCGAGCGGCATGCTGTATACCGGCATCACCACCGACGTGGCGCGCCGCATGGCGCAGCATCAGGCCGGCAAAGGCGCCAAGGCGCTACGCGGCAAAGGGGAATTGACACTGGCGTTTCACTGCCAGGTGGGGGATCGCTCAACGGCGCTGAAGCTGGAATACCGCGTCAAACAGCTGAGCAAAATACAAAAAGAGCGGCTGGTGAATCACCCGCCGCTGTCGTTGGAGTATCTATTGCCGGTCGTTAAAAGCGATTAA